A single candidate division SR1 bacterium Aalborg_AAW-1 DNA region contains:
- the pyk gene encoding Pyruvate kinase, with product MNGHNLKKTKIIASIGPSTWTEEKILELYKSGVTVVRINFSHADYENTARIVEIVHRLNKEGQTKLALLGDLKGPEIRLGDYEGTKSYKKGDIFKIFVDNNVTFGELDQYCDYPYLVEDLQIGHVIKIESGIFDALVKEKGSNYLLVEALNDITIKQRRHVNLPGIQIKLPGLIPQDVENVKFCMEQGFNYIAMSFVRNAAHVKELRDLLDSHEHGKNMQIISKVENQEGLDHIEEIVLASDGVMVARGDLGIEIDVSLIPLWQKKIVDLCKVNGRLVIVATQLIESMMEIPFPTRAEVSDIFNAVMQKADAVMTSGETAQGKYPVEAIQMMNKIIMQAEANIQYHYKEFTDNRYVGDVDLQRKALMRSAIEISDSLGINTIVIFTISGKLAKIASSYRPKANIFAFTKNWNTFTNTALYFGIKSRFGDYDYHVNGLEKAMQDLITRKDITLEDNVIVITDIVKGDAVYPSLQIVQAKSYIS from the coding sequence ATGAATTGACACAATCTTAAAAAAACAAAAATTATCGCTTCTATTGGACCATCTACGTGGACAGAAGAAAAAATCCTTGAACTCTATAAATCTGGAGTGACAGTAGTGAGAATCAACTTTTCTCATGCAGACTATGAGAATACTGCTCGTATTGTAGAAATAGTACATAGACTCAATAAAGAAGGTCAAACAAAATTAGCACTTTTAGGAGATCTTAAAGGACCTGAAATTAGATTAGGAGACTATGAAGGAACAAAATCATATAAAAAAGGAGATATCTTTAAAATCTTTGTTGATAACAACGTAACATTTGGAGAACTTGATCAATATTGTGATTATCCCTATCTTGTAGAAGATCTTCAAATCGGACATGTTATTAAAATTGAATCATGAATTTTTGATGCTCTTGTTAAAGAAAAAGGATCAAATTATCTTCTTGTAGAAGCACTGAATGACATTACTATCAAACAACGTAGACATGTCAATCTTCCTGGCATTCAAATCAAACTTCCTGGACTCATTCCTCAAGATGTAGAGAATGTAAAATTCTGTATGGAGCAAGGATTTAATTATATCGCGATGAGTTTTGTAAGAAATGCTGCTCATGTTAAAGAACTTCGTGATCTCCTTGATAGTCATGAACATGGTAAAAATATGCAAATTATTTCTAAAGTAGAAAATCAAGAAGGTCTTGATCATATCGAAGAAATTGTTCTTGCTTCTGATGGTGTTATGGTTGCTCGTGGAGATCTATGAATTGAAATCGATGTATCTCTTATTCCTTTATGGCAGAAGAAAATTGTTGATCTTTGTAAAGTTAATGGAAGATTAGTTATTGTTGCTACTCAACTTATTGAAAGTATGATGGAAATTCCATTCCCAACAAGAGCTGAAGTATCAGACATCTTCAATGCCGTTATGCAAAAAGCAGATGCTGTTATGACTTCTGGAGAAACTGCGCAAGGTAAATATCCTGTAGAAGCAATTCAAATGATGAATAAAATTATCATGCAAGCAGAAGCAAATATACAATATCATTATAAAGAATTTACAGATAATCGCTATGTAGGAGATGTTGATCTTCAAAGAAAAGCTCTTATGAGAAGTGCAATAGAGATCTCTGACAGTCTCTGAATTAACACTATTGTAATATTTACAATATCAGGTAAATTAGCAAAGATTGCGTCCTCTTATAGACCTAAAGCCAATATTTTTGCCTTCACAAAAAATTGGAATACCTTTACAAATACAGCTCTCTACTTTGGTATTAAATCTAGATTTGGAGATTACGACTATCATGTCAATGGATTAGAAAAAGCTATGCAAGATCTTATCACCAGAAAAGATATTACTCTAGAAGATAATGTCATTGTCATTACAGATATTGTCAAAGGAGATGCTGTCTATCCTT
- the nrdR gene encoding Transcriptional repressor NrdR: MQCPRCHHIETKVTDSRDVDSNTTIRRRRECLGCGVRFTTFERVGFTELMVIKKDGTKELYNRDKLKKSIMLAFAKRNLVSVESIHNLITNLEIKWLEQGNEISSQTIGEDVVYALKDLDFVAYIRFASVYKQFKTIDDFKHFIS, encoded by the coding sequence ATGCAATGTCCTCGTTGTCACCACATTGAAACAAAGGTTACAGATTCTAGAGATGTCGATTCTAATACTACAATAAGACGCCGTAGAGAATGTCTTGGTTGCGGTGTAAGGTTTACTACATTCGAAAGAGTCGGTTTTACAGAACTTATGGTAATAAAAAAAGATGGAACAAAAGAGCTTTATAATAGAGACAAACTCAAAAAATCTATTATGCTTGCCTTTGCAAAAAGAAATCTTGTAAGTGTAGAATCAATTCATAATCTTATTACTAATCTAGAAATTAAATGGTTAGAACAAGGGAATGAAATATCTTCTCAAACTATTGGTGAAGATGTTGTCTATGCATTGAAAGATCTTGACTTTGTAGCATACATTAGATTTGCATCTGTCTACAAGCAATTCAAAACAATTGATGATTTTAAACATTTTATTAGCTAG
- the clpC gene encoding ATP-dependent Clp protease ATP-binding subunit ClpC: MQQPFKNCILTDHIDTLFYLIQQQQTKQNHTLARGEDMIRGLIERSPRYPEMFSLFWKLVGISDTKNFLNYFKLYSSSYPQSDIPSVAFAGSQQSLLIPEFINKNHTILSKQGLHYLDFFAVWYGAIHDLSPTFKKYCKENNISVKNIISQTHRLSENNILLQSGSFAFFNIVTTLMKRLSLQADDIAMLSITNSQEIDTLIEAFGVQSEQQFVEDSDGKLFPHNNYESDVIDQEDQEKTNSTTEKKAKEKKLMVDIYGTDLTNEAKEGRLDPVIGRQQEIEQMTYTLLRKTKSNPLLIGEAGVGKTAVVEGLAQHIAAGTVPEKLKNKRIVMLDISSIVAGTKYRGDFEARFKAIMEEATDPTNNIILFIDEIHTMIGAGGAAGTDDAAQLIKPLLARGRLKLIAATTFDEYQQHIEKDAALKRRFQEVYINEPTLEDTKTILLGLKSHFEEFHNVHITDESIDSAINLAQRYIMNKYFPDKAIDIIDEAAARASTFTTLVEQDEHHQSINKEIITLGEEIQKAITEQDYFLAAELKLKEKQLKDKLHTVRSSKALPLHLRPVVDKEDVGRVLADKTGVPTSIVTESEIEKLQRLKNHLSTKILGQDEAVESVVKTLQRSRLSVVEKNKPIASFLFLGPSGVGKTYLAKLIAQDYFGDEKALIRVDMSEFMESYTVSKLIGSAPGYVGYESGGGLTEQVRRKPYSVILLDEIEKANRDVLNILLQILDEGQIKDNKGRVISFKSTIIIMTSNLGAEEFGKKKASIGFGDHNTNEKNGEYSDSDRKQITTKVKEHVKEFISPELQNRIDYSIIFKPITKPLLQDIFKIRLQEFLRIWSQKSGLKIPHYSDKKISTIIDDIYNPQFGARPIDKYIYDTIEPELIDQIMNNSTSHTSTKTKSK; this comes from the coding sequence ATGCAACAACCATTTAAGAACTGTATTCTTACTGACCATATTGATACCCTTTTCTATCTCATCCAACAGCAACAGACCAAACAAAACCATACTCTTGCTCGTGGAGAAGACATGATTCGTGGACTTATCGAACGATCACCCAGATATCCTGAAATGTTTTCACTCTTTTGGAAACTTGTAGGCATAAGTGATACGAAGAATTTTCTCAATTATTTCAAACTCTACTCATCATCATATCCACAATCAGATATACCATCAGTAGCATTCGCAGGATCTCAACAATCACTCCTGATTCCAGAATTTATCAATAAAAATCACACTATACTTTCCAAACAAGGACTTCACTATCTTGATTTTTTTGCGGTATGGTATGGAGCTATCCATGATCTCTCTCCTACATTCAAAAAATATTGCAAAGAAAACAATATTTCTGTCAAGAACATTATATCACAGACTCACCGTTTGTCCGAAAATAACATCCTTCTTCAGTCAGGATCATTTGCATTTTTCAATATCGTCACTACACTCATGAAGAGACTTTCTTTACAAGCTGATGATATCGCTATGCTTTCTATTACGAACTCCCAAGAAATTGACACGCTCATCGAGGCATTTTGAGTACAATCTGAACAACAGTTTGTTGAAGATTCAGATGGGAAACTGTTTCCCCACAACAACTATGAGTCAGATGTCATTGATCAAGAAGATCAAGAAAAAACAAACTCAACTACAGAAAAAAAAGCAAAAGAAAAAAAACTTATGGTTGATATTTATGGAACTGATTTAACAAACGAAGCCAAAGAAGGTCGTCTTGATCCTGTCATTGGAAGACAACAAGAGATTGAACAAATGACCTATACACTTTTAAGAAAAACAAAATCAAATCCTCTCCTTATCTGAGAAGCAGGGGTTGGTAAAACTGCTGTGGTTGAGTGACTTGCGCAACATATTGCTGCAGGTACCGTTCCAGAAAAGCTTAAAAACAAGAGAATTGTGATGCTTGATATTTCTAGTATTGTTGCAGGGACTAAATATAGGGGAGACTTTGAAGCTCGTTTCAAAGCTATCATGGAAGAAGCAACAGATCCGACCAATAATATTATCCTTTTCATCGATGAGATTCATACCATGATCGGTGCTGGGGGAGCTGCGGGCACAGATGATGCAGCACAGCTTATCAAGCCGCTTCTTGCAAGAGGAAGACTAAAACTTATCGCAGCCACAACCTTTGATGAATACCAACAACATATCGAAAAAGATGCAGCTCTCAAACGTAGATTTCAAGAAGTCTATATCAATGAACCAACACTAGAAGATACCAAAACAATCCTACTCTGACTCAAATCACATTTTGAAGAGTTTCATAATGTACATATTACGGACGAAAGTATTGATAGTGCTATCAATCTTGCTCAAAGATATATTATGAACAAATATTTTCCTGATAAAGCAATTGATATTATTGATGAAGCAGCAGCACGTGCATCTACCTTCACTACTCTTGTAGAACAAGACGAACATCATCAATCCATCAATAAAGAAATCATTACACTCTGAGAGGAGATACAAAAAGCGATTACTGAACAAGATTATTTCCTTGCTGCAGAGCTCAAACTCAAAGAAAAGCAGCTGAAAGATAAGCTCCATACGGTAAGAAGCTCAAAAGCACTTCCTCTTCATCTTCGTCCTGTAGTTGATAAAGAAGATGTAGGACGTGTTCTTGCAGATAAAACAGGAGTACCAACATCAATTGTTACCGAATCAGAAATAGAAAAACTCCAAAGATTAAAAAACCATCTGAGTACCAAAATTCTTGGGCAAGATGAAGCTGTAGAATCAGTAGTAAAAACTTTACAAAGAAGTAGATTATCGGTCGTAGAAAAAAATAAACCTATTGCATCATTTCTCTTTCTTTGACCTTCAGGAGTAGGTAAAACATACCTAGCAAAACTGATTGCACAAGACTACTTTGGAGATGAGAAAGCACTTATTCGTGTTGATATGTCTGAATTTATGGAAAGCTATACTGTTTCTAAACTTATCTGATCTGCTCCTGGATATGTAGGATATGAATCATGAGGTGGTCTTACTGAACAAGTCAGAAGAAAACCTTATTCTGTTATCTTACTTGATGAAATTGAAAAGGCTAATCGTGATGTACTTAACATCCTACTTCAAATACTTGATGAAGGGCAAATCAAAGATAACAAATGACGTGTGATTTCCTTCAAAAGTACTATTATTATCATGACATCTAATCTGTGAGCAGAAGAATTTGGTAAGAAAAAAGCTTCTATAGGATTTTGAGATCACAACACTAATGAAAAAAATGGAGAATATTCTGACAGCGATCGAAAACAGATCACAACGAAAGTGAAAGAACATGTTAAAGAATTCATCTCTCCAGAATTACAAAATAGAATAGATTATAGTATAATCTTCAAACCAATTACAAAACCATTATTACAAGACATTTTCAAAATCAGATTGCAGGAGTTTCTTCGTATTTGGTCACAAAAATCAGGATTGAAAATACCTCACTACTCTGACAAAAAGATCTCCACCATTATTGATGATATTTATAATCCTCAGTTCTGAGCAAGACCAATTGATAAATATATCTATGATACGATCGAACCAGAACTTATTGATCAAATCATGAATAATTCAACATCACACACATCAACAAAAACAAAATCAAAATAA
- the deaD gene encoding ATP-dependent RNA helicase DeaD → MLFTELELKEPILRGLKQLGYEQTTPIQEQTIVAFANGKDIVGQSQTGTGKTAAFTLPLLNVLDPELKKIQAIILVPTRELAQQTQEEFFNLGRFARIRALAAYGGKSIRFQKKLIDEGMHVAVCTPGRAMDLIKRKFIDPDVIKYFVLDEVDRMLDMGFVDDVERIWSQCPNIQQTMLFSATITSEVKTIINQHLDKDHTFIQIEPEQIVVDRIDHAFTIAPHITKPDLLINWIESHKDHKIIVFTQTKYATSDIANMLYDKGYSVGQLSGDMEQRERQESLRAYKENKIKIMVATDVASRGLNMKDIDLVINFDVPQDPESYVHRIGRTARAGKEGKAIMFVSEAEMKTVQTIERRNKIKIKQIDAEGNEVERKATSDRGGRGGSRFGRSGGSRFGGGRSSGSSARFPGDRGERGSDRFGGGSRFSSDRGERTSNYNSREERRPFGSERRFSSDSNFRSERRSDDRGGREFGQQSRFSRSEGGERRFSSDRGSRSGSDRGDRFQGGRSDSRPRSGGRFERPSTKEIMKDFIPSSKPERGSYWGRE, encoded by the coding sequence ATGTTATTTACAGAATTAGAACTGAAAGAGCCTATTTTACGTGGACTCAAACAACTTGGATATGAACAAACTACTCCTATCCAAGAACAAACGATTGTTGCATTTGCTAACGGTAAAGATATTGTTGGACAATCACAGACAGGAACTGGTAAAACAGCGGCATTTACTCTTCCTCTTTTGAATGTCTTAGATCCTGAATTAAAGAAAATTCAAGCTATTATCTTAGTGCCTACTCGCGAACTTGCACAACAAACGCAAGAAGAATTCTTCAATCTTGGGAGATTTGCTCGTATTAGAGCACTTGCTGCCTACGGAGGGAAAAGTATCCGCTTTCAGAAAAAACTTATTGATGAAGGAATGCATGTTGCTGTCTGTACTCCAGGTCGTGCTATGGATTTAATTAAGAGAAAGTTTATCGATCCTGATGTGATTAAATACTTTGTCCTTGATGAAGTAGATCGTATGCTTGATATGGGATTTGTGGATGATGTAGAGCGAATCTGGTCTCAATGTCCAAATATTCAACAAACAATGTTGTTCTCAGCAACTATTACTTCTGAAGTGAAGACTATTATCAATCAACATCTTGATAAAGATCATACCTTTATTCAAATCGAGCCTGAGCAAATTGTTGTAGATCGTATCGATCATGCATTTACGATTGCTCCTCATATTACGAAGCCTGATCTTCTTATCAATTGGATCGAATCTCATAAAGATCATAAGATTATCGTCTTTACTCAGACAAAATATGCGACATCTGATATCGCTAATATGTTGTATGACAAAGGATACAGTGTAGGACAACTCAGTGGTGATATGGAACAAAGAGAACGTCAGGAATCACTCAGAGCATATAAAGAAAATAAAATTAAGATTATGGTAGCAACCGATGTTGCTTCGCGTGGATTGAATATGAAAGATATTGATCTCGTGATCAATTTTGATGTTCCTCAAGATCCAGAAAGTTATGTTCATCGTATTGGGCGTACAGCAAGAGCTGGTAAAGAAGGTAAAGCTATTATGTTTGTCTCAGAAGCAGAAATGAAGACTGTTCAAACAATCGAAAGAAGAAATAAGATCAAAATTAAACAAATTGATGCAGAAGGTAATGAGGTAGAAAGAAAAGCGACTTCTGACAGAGGTGGAAGAGGAGGATCAAGATTTGGTCGTTCTGGAGGTAGTCGTTTCTGAGGAGGAAGATCTTCATGATCAAGTGCACGTTTCCCTTGAGATCGTGGAGAACGTGGAAGCGATCGTTTCTGAGGAGGAAGTCGTTTTTCGTCAGATCGTGGTGAAAGAACGAGTAATTATAATTCAAGAGAAGAAAGAAGACCATTTGGAAGTGAAAGAAGATTCTCAAGTGATTCAAACTTCAGAAGTGAAAGAAGATCAGATGATCGTGGAGGTCGTGAATTCGGTCAGCAATCTCGTTTTTCAAGATCTGAAGGATGAGAAAGAAGATTTTCATCAGATCGTGGTTCTAGATCCGGATCAGATCGTGGTGACCGTTTCCAAGGTTGAAGAAGTGATAGTCGTCCTAGATCAGGTGGTAGATTTGAAAGACCTTCTACAAAGGAAATTATGAAAGATTTTATCCCAAGTAGTAAACCAGAAAGAGGAAGCTATTGGGGAAGAGAGTAA
- the rluA gene encoding Ribosomal large subunit pseudouridine synthase A — MDFLPKIVYQDDDLLLARKPHGLASSWGQELCFLDSIKKNNSDGDIRSHQISVFGEEGEYGLLNRLDTVTAGLLYFARSYEVKAEYMHLQSQNQIQKTYYAQVYGTPRAQFGWIDSPIFHHRDDSTRMTLEQSQGRGVGQESHSYREMVEGTPRGEFARLKVVIQSGTRHQIRVHLASIGHPIVGDRLYMTQGLRKRYEISELSSKIELVSAGVYFC, encoded by the coding sequence ATGGATTTTTTACCAAAAATAGTATATCAAGACGACGATCTTCTTCTTGCACGAAAACCTCATGGTCTAGCGTCATCATGGGGTCAGGAACTATGTTTTTTGGATAGTATAAAAAAGAATAATTCTGACTGAGATATTCGATCTCATCAGATATCCGTGTTTGGAGAGGAGTGAGAGTATGGATTGCTCAATAGATTAGATACGGTCACCGCTGGATTGTTGTATTTTGCCAGATCATATGAAGTAAAAGCAGAATATATGCATCTGCAATCTCAAAATCAGATCCAAAAAACCTACTATGCACAAGTCTATGGTACTCCTAGAGCTCAGTTTGGTTGGATTGATTCGCCTATTTTTCATCATCGTGATGATTCTACTCGTATGACGTTGGAGCAGTCACAGTGAAGAGGAGTGGGACAGGAATCTCATAGTTACCGAGAGATGGTAGAAGGTACACCAAGATGAGAATTTGCACGATTGAAGGTGGTGATACAAAGCGGTACTCGTCATCAGATTCGTGTGCATCTGGCAAGTATCGGACATCCAATTGTAGGTGATAGACTCTATATGACGCAATGATTGAGAAAGAGATATGAGATATCTGAGCTTAGTAGTAAGATAGAATTGGTAAGTGCAGGAGTTTATTTTTGTTAA